TGCTGTCGTTGTGTTTGTGGTTGCTAGAGTTAATACAGGTTCTCATTTGGCTTTCTAATTCCTAACCAGACAAACCAAAAAAGAATCAATCAACAATATAAGTGTGTAAGGGCATAAGGCTGGCAGGCCTTGTGAGAGAGAGGGCTAGCCTCAGCACTGATCTGGGCAGTGAGGCTGGGCTGGGTGGTGCAGGGGTAGCCAAGCCTTCTTGTACCCTGGGGTCAGGCTGCACCAGTGAAGACCTGGCCATGGATGGAGAGGAAGAtgaagagggaagaggaagggcGGTAGCGCTGGGTGGGAGAGTACCCCATGGTGTCTCCTAAGAGAACAGGAGTTCAAATCAGGGGTGGGGGAAACCCGGTACTGCCTTGGGGGAGCTGCGGCAGGAACACTTGCCAAGCAAGTTTGCTGGGGCATGGGtgaatgaatgcagagttccagggaGTGATGGGGACAGAGGggacttggtggtggtggtgacagcCCCCCCCAATCAGCATTGAGAGGCCACACCCAGCCCCTGGCCCATGGATGAGGAGAGGGTCTGCCCCGGTGACCAGTGGGGAGGGCCCTGAATGGTACTAGACCAACAGGGGTCAAATCTAACTCCAGAGTCAGAGCTGACCAAGGGGCCCTGCTTGTTCCTCATGTCCAGGACCAGGCATCACTGGAAATGATAACCCTCCTTGCTTTGCTTCTGGTCTTGGGCCTGCCACAGGTGGCGAGCAATCTCACCGTGTCTGGAAGACAAGGTCAGTTCTGGCCCTGAGCctcctgggctgggaggaggaggtcTGGAATGCCTGTGCAGACACAGGGTGGCCATGGCCCCAGGTGGGTCCAGGCAGGTGTAGCCCAGAGAATTCAGTGGGCAAGACAGCCTTAGGAGGGTGGTCAGCTGATATGGATACATAGTTGGGGAGCCTCTTGATGTGCGGTCCCCAAGGGCAGGCAGGGATGGCTGGTTTTATTGCCCAGCACCCAGCTCTCCCTGCCATGGCCCTGCCTTCCTGGGGATGGTGGGGCTGGAGGCCAAGCCTGAACCAGCCATCTTCAAGCCGCCTGGGGCTGTCTCTGAAAATGGAGAGCTGCTGGAGTGTGACCAGCTTCTTCCCTAGGAACAAGTCCTCCCCTGACACAGACCCCATGGTGGGCCACCTCGGCTCCTGGGTCAGGCAGGACACAGGGTCTCAGGCCAAGGAGTGTGGAGCCAGGCACTGGAGGCAGTGGGGTCAGCCAGGAAGGTGGGTGGACAGGGTGCATGGGTGCAGACTCCACAGCCATGGGGCTTCTTTCTCTAGAGCAGCTAATGTGAGGCGCCAGTGAGGTGTGGTGATGTGGGCATGTCCtgagtgggggttgggggaggcagGGACTCGGCTGTTTCCATATGACAGTGCATGTCTCCGGGCTGAGGCTCTGCGCTCGCCTGTGTTCATGCTATGGGTGTGGTGTGGGTCTGTGAGACACATCCAGTGGGCACACGAGAGAAgcccagagaggagaggaggagctTGCAGGATAGGGGAGGCTGTGAGGCGCCAGAAAGATGGATGGACCCAGGGCTCTGTCCTCactcagaggaaggagaggatggcAGGTGTTGCTCTGATGGGATCTGAGAGCTGCCACATTCCGCTTTCTTTTTATTCCTCCTTTCAGATGCTGTCCTGAGGTGTCACGTTTGTGAGAAGGAGAACAGTTTTGAATGCCAAGGGCCAGAAAACTGTGACAATGGCTCTACATACTGTATCTCTGCCGCCGTGAGTAAGTGTCCTGGGTCCCAGTGGGGCTCCACACATAGGTCAGTAGAATGCTTTCAGGACTTAGGGCCTGTCGAGTTTTCCTCAATAAAGAATAACTAACATAAAAatgatccttttttaaaatttgaagagcAAAGTCCTGTGAAGCCAGGAGTGCCAGCAGGCCATTGAGGAGACTCAGCTTACATAAGTAACCCCAGAGCCGATGCAGGGTGGCACGCAGCAACCGCTGGCCAGACTGAAATACTGAGGTGCAgggagaaagtaaaggagagttGTTTTCATTCACTTCTAGGTGAGCAGTTGAGCCTTAATGACTTCAATGTCTGACCAAGAATAGCTTTTACAAAAGATGTACATAATCAGGGCTTAAAATATGTCCTGAAAAGAGGATGCATGCTTTAAAACATTTGGAGACTGCTGCTCTGCCATCTGTAACTCCCCCAAGCACTTCTGGCCTCATGAAGAACTCTCTCCTGAGGGTGACTTTGAAGGCCCTGGCATGACCCAACAGTGGCCttgtctggcctggagaattcacttTCCATTCATCAGCCACTTCTGGGGCTTCCATGTTCCAAGAAGCGTGTGGGCTACTGAGTCAGTCGAGGCATAAGCCCCACTGCAGCCTCACCTGGACTTGATAACTTAGTGTGGAAAGATGACTGTGCAGTGAAATATGGGAGGAGGTGAAGTCAGAAGACAGGTCATGCCCCCAGTGCTGGCCGTGCCGGCAGTAGGCTCACAGTCACAGCAGTTACACCCAGGCCGCAGGAGTGGCTCCTTGAGAGGCCAGCTCCAAGCCCTGGGCAGTGGCCAGGATGGCCAGGTGCCCCTTGCTCCCGTGTGTCTCGTCTGTGGTCACAAAGGCTTGAGCAACCATGTTTGAGAAGTTGAGGCCCAGGGAACCTATGCGTTCCCAAATGGAGACTGCCAGGCTCAAGTGCAGACAGGTATGTGCAGACAGGTCAGAGATGGTGGCATCTGATGCCACGCCACCCCCAAAAGCAGCTCTGAACAGAAAGGCCTGACCCTCTTCCTTTGCAGTGACGGCTCCCAAATCCCTTTCAGGTGCCCTCTTTGAGTGGGGCTCTGGTAAGGGGCAATAGAAGGGTCAGGGTTGGGCAGACTTCAGGCAGAAATGGTGTTGGCGTTGCTGCTTTCAATTCATGAGACCCCCATCTCTCTGTCCTATTTCCCACTAGGAGTATTTCCACGGTTCTTCCTTATTTCCAAGCAGTGTGCACTGAACTGTGGGATGAATGAGGCATTTTCACAGATGGCCAGGTCATTCGTGCTCGTAAAGCCCACACCCTTTCTGTACCTGGCGTGCTGTACATCCAGCCTGTGCAACATCCAGAAACCAATCATCAGAGAAAACACAGAAGATGCTTACTTGAAGTTCAtcaaggggcagggctggggcagcaGCTCCGGGCTGATGCCTTTCCTGACACTGGCTTCTGCGCTCCTGGGCCTCAGGCTGCCGTGACGAGGTCAACTGGCTGCAGGTGGTTGGGACTTGCTgtattaaatttgttttccatcGATTAGCTCAATGGTGGTCTGACTTTGCAGGGACCTTGACGTGGGGTGGGGAGAATGAGTCCATTTGGCCCTACCTCACAGGCTGAATTACCGCAAGGCCAAACCTTCCCCACAGCCATTTTGTCTACACGTTGTTTCTCCTTGAAATCAAACCTTGTAACTGTTTATTGCTGACAATCACTCTTGACTCCTCTTCACCTTGGGGGGCCTTGGTATTGATGGAGGGCAGGGCCTGAGGCCCACCCATGAAGAGTAGACCTCAGACACTTCTGACCTTTGGGGGGGCCCAGGGTCAGTGGGAGAGACAGAATGATTTGGGCATAAGGTGTCTCTGGAGTGAAAGAAATACTGCTCAGTGTGGGGTAGTAGGACCCCCTCCTGATTACAGCCCTCTTCTGACAGGGGAGGCCCCTTGGCTTCTCTCCTTCAGCTCTTGCTtccaaactccaagagacagaagaggagaaatTCTGTTGAGTAAGCATGGATTTCCCCCACCAACCGGCATAGGTGTGTGGACTCACAGATTCTTGCACGTGCGTTTGTCCAGCATCTGAAGCTTGGGCAGGCACACAGCAGCGCTGCTGCTGGTGCTCCAGCCTTTGTCCAGTCTCTGTTTGAGATGTAGCCGTGCACAGACAGCCAGAGAGTTGAGCCACAGTTCTGCACAAAACAAATGCTCTCTCCCCTGTGGCCCCGACTGGGTGCTAGGGTGGGTGCAGCCCCATCTGCAGCTCTCctgcttccccctccctcccataCTCTGGCCCGCCTCACCTAGTCTGACTCAGGGAATGCTGTTTGGGGCATCCTGGAAACCTTCCAGAGAGTCTCAATGGCCCCAGAAGGGGGTACTGTGGGGCAGGCAGGGAGCAGGGCTGTCTCTGTCACATCTAGAGCCTCTGAACCAGAAGGGCCCCCGAGTGTTGGCCAGTGACTCCACAGCTGACAGTTTCCAGTTTCTGTTCGGCTCCTGCTCTGTGCATGTCCCTTTAGCGTAGGCATTGCACTCCCGCCTTCCTGCTCATGCCCTGTCCAGAAGCGGCATTCCTAGGACTCCCCACTCTCAGCCTAGGACAAGACTTTAAGTAGGATCCCTTTTGTTAAGGCAGGCAAGAGATGCAAGAGGTCAACTATTCAAAAGTTTCCATGGCAGCTGGACACTGGCATCTCTTCACAGGAGGATGGTTAGCGCAGTGTAAGATGACTGGGACATCAAGACCCATGGACAGGGAGAATTCCCTAGGTTTGGATCTGGTGGGTCTTTGGTGATCTGATGAAGAGTACTTTCAATGATTAAATGATGAGAGATATCAGATTATTGCAGGATGAGGAGTTCAAGTGAATTGGGGAAAATGCTGTCACCAGATAGATACACTTTCTAGAAGTCACTATGGAAGGAAGAAGTTTTAAGAGGACAGTGTTTAGAAAAAACAGATCACGGATCAACATCGATGCCACACCAAGAATGTAAAGACTTGGGAATCTTTATCTGTGAAGAGCAGGGAGCCAGTTGAGTGAAGGACAGGCAACGGGGGCCCAGCTGGTGCAGACAGAATGGAACAGGATCCAAAGCAGAGGCTGCAACCCCGGCAGGAGAGCAAACACTTCTGTGAGCGAGTAGAGGGACAAGTAGGAGTGCACAGAAAGCTCACATGTTGGAAGGAGCCAGGAAATGAAAGAATTCATTCCCAAACAGTCACATATTCTCTGTGAAGCTGAAGACAGGGGTGTCTGCTAAAGAGTGAGCGCACAGACGAGGTGGGCATGATGTCAGCTTGGAATAGGCCCTGAaggcaagagagagagaaggtcatGGCTGAGACCATGCAGAGACCCAGAAAAGCTTGCTGGCAAGAGGACCCAGGAGCAGTCCCAGAATAGGAGCTGAAATGGCAGGGcctctagtggctcagttgggagacccgggttcaatccctgggtccagaagatgccctggagaaggaaatggcaacacactccactattcttgcctagaaaatttcaaggacagaggagactggtgggctaccctccatggggtcacaaggagtcaggtACAACTGGGTGATGAACATTTTCTATGAGGTCTAGGTGTTCACCAATCCAAGGTCACAAGGGCAAGAGGGAACTACACTTGGGTTCAAGAGAGCAACTGAGGAACAAACGATCTGTCAAAACTTAGCTGGAGAGAGGCGGGCAAACCAAGGTGAgcagggccaggccaggcctGGACGGCTACATGGAGGTAGACAGCAGAATGTTGGCCAGAGCTGACAGAAGGGCCTGAGAGGAAGAGGCTTACAGTGCCCTGGAGACGTCAAAGCTTCATTCAGAGAGAGGGAGAGCTCACGTGAGGGGGAGGAAACGTGTTACTCTAAGTGGCATTGCTAAGGTGGCCACTGTGCTCTTTAAGAGCAAGTGTGAtgcaagtgacagaaaactgCAAACAAGGGGGTCTCAGCAAGAGTAGCAAGTGTTTCTTTCTTGTTCGTGTAAACAAAGCGCAGTGCTCAGCAGCCCAGAGCTGTGTTGAGGGGGAGCAAGCTCCACCTGGTGAGCGCTGCAGCAGCGCAGAGCACATGCTCTAGCGGGGACGAGACTGGGGCAGCATTTTTTGTTCAAAGTGACAAGATACACATGCATGCCCAAACTATCACCTATATGTaggctttaaaaacaaacaaaatggagAATTTGAG
The genomic region above belongs to Bos taurus isolate L1 Dominette 01449 registration number 42190680 breed Hereford chromosome 14, ARS-UCD2.0, whole genome shotgun sequence and contains:
- the LY6K gene encoding lymphocyte antigen 6K, with the translated sequence MITLLALLLVLGLPQVASNLTVSGRQDAVLRCHVCEKENSFECQGPENCDNGSTYCISAAVRVFPRFFLISKQCALNCGMNEAFSQMARSFVLVKPTPFLYLACCTSSLCNIQKPIIRENTEDAYLKFIKGQGWGSSSGLMPFLTLASALLGLRLP